One window of the Ammospiza nelsoni isolate bAmmNel1 chromosome 2, bAmmNel1.pri, whole genome shotgun sequence genome contains the following:
- the LAMP1 gene encoding lysosome-associated membrane glycoprotein 1, translating into MARGLLAAAALLGFLQASSSFEVKDSSGKVCIIADLTVAFSVEYKVGGQKEFVHFFLPQNASVDSQSSCGKDNASHPVLVLDFGAGHSLSLNFSESADNYQVEELVFHYNLSDATLFPNSSTVGMKTVSHKSVIQAHMGTKYRCINSKHINMKNANVTFSNVTLEAYLTNGTFSVNKTECAEDMVSTTTMAPTTPKQTTGQVPTAGPTPTSSPQNPTIGKYNVTGPNGTCVLAYMGLQLNITYPKKDEKMGLELLNFVPHNTTSSGRCDNSSALLNLTFEKTRVIFQFALNASAEKFFLQGVSVSTTLPSEAKNPKFEASNNSMSELRASVGNSYKCSSEENLQVSDQALLNVFNVQVQIFKIDGDKFGPVEECQLDENNMLIPIIVGAALAGLVLIVLIAYLIGRKRSHAGYQTI; encoded by the exons gCTTTTTACAGGCTTCCTCTTCATTTGAAGTGAAAGATTCAAGTGGTAAGGTCTGCATAATTGCTGATTTGACAGTAGCCTTCTCAGTGGAATACAAAGTCGGTGGGCAAAAAGAG TTTGTACacttttttcttccacaaaaTGCTTCAGTAGACTCACAGAGCTCATGTGGTAAAGATAATGCATCTCATCCAGTTCTGGTATTGGATTTTGGAGCAGGACATTCGTTAAGCCTGAATTTTTCAGAATCTGCAGACAACTACCAAGTTGAAGAGTTAGTTTTCCACTACAATCTGTCAGATGCAACTTTATTCCCAAATTCAAGTACag TGGGCATGAAGACTGTGTCACATAAAAGTGTCATTCAGGCACACATGGGCACAAAATACAGATGCATCAACTCCAAGCACATCAATATGAAGAATGCCAATGTTACTTTTAGCAATGTCACTTTGGAAGCCTATCTCACAAATGGCACTTTCAGTGTGAACA aGACAGAATGTGCTGAAGATATGGTCTCTACTACTACTATGGCACCTACAACTCCTAAACAGACTACTGGCCAGGTTCCAACAGCTGGCCCAACACCAACAtcatcaccccaaaatcccacaattGGTAAATACAATGTGACTGGTCCAAATGGAACCTGTGTACTGGCCTACATGGGCTTACAGCTTAATATCACCTATccaaaaaaagatgaaaag ATGGGTTTGGAGTTGCTGAATTTCGTACCACATAATACAACTTCTTCTGGGAGATGTGACAATTCATCTGCCTTGTTGAACCTGACTTTTGAGAAAACAAGGGTTATCTTCCAGTTTGCCTTG aaTGCAAGTGCTGAAAAATTCTTCCTGCAAGGTGTGAGTGTAAGCACAACCCTGCCTTCTGAAGCAAAAA ATCCAAAATTTGAAGCATCAAACAACAGTATGAGTGAGCTGAGAGCTTCAGTAGGGAACTCGTACAAgtgcagctctgaggagaaTCTGCAGGTCTCGGACCAAGCCCTTCTCAATGTGTTTAATGTTCAGGTCCAGATTTTCAAGATTGATGGAGACAAATTTGGGCCAG tGGAAGAATGTCAACTGGATGAAAATAACATGCTGATCCCTATAATAGTTGGTGCAGCCCTTGCTGGTCTTGTTCTAATTGTCTTGATTGCTTACCTGATTGGCAGAAAGAGGAGCCATGCTGGATATCAAACAATTTAA